A genomic stretch from Myxococcus xanthus includes:
- a CDS encoding TolC family protein has protein sequence MRLRLTLALLAMTCSGCELIRPVVVKPPPTPSSYSTASELRTEPAQPSSAPEGGVPSPRPSKEGVPAQPAERVTQDAVWWTAFADPALDTAIQECFGDNLVLREVRELIYENQLDPNVPQGWWYPLQVGILNPAGLSHVVANANLPPAPPTRAEYNVATVGFGVTYQVDLFGALGAQRRAGLNFAEQQRQLTEGRVQDLAVRITQVWFDILEARALRDLTLRQIDYNKKLLRLIRARFEQHLTPRLVVLQQEQLLVNLESQVPLIATRNALLNSELKALLGRVPTPADDVIPLDRQLPDLPPPPKLGTPGDLNVNTPEMRLAELRVAEVEHRINANLASWLPTIQLVGNVGALKVGLSEPALAESVVGVNLTWALFDGRRVTEYMRLPIQLQRREIQYQLALHTAIGRVQDAVVREENEATSLRSLRAQVQLGQQLLDEARRLFEQGHSDYLTVLTALTNLVGLERASLQAQRLLLNHRVEVYRSLGGTWSRDVTLKRE, from the coding sequence ATGAGACTTCGATTGACGCTCGCCCTCCTCGCGATGACCTGCTCCGGTTGCGAGCTGATCCGTCCCGTCGTCGTCAAACCGCCTCCGACGCCGAGCAGCTACTCGACCGCCAGCGAACTGCGCACCGAGCCGGCCCAACCATCCAGCGCACCCGAGGGCGGGGTTCCAAGCCCTCGGCCGTCGAAGGAGGGCGTGCCCGCGCAGCCAGCCGAGCGCGTCACCCAGGACGCGGTCTGGTGGACGGCGTTCGCCGATCCGGCTCTCGACACGGCCATCCAAGAGTGCTTCGGCGACAACCTGGTCCTGCGCGAGGTGCGGGAGCTGATCTACGAGAACCAGCTCGACCCCAACGTGCCGCAAGGTTGGTGGTACCCGCTCCAGGTCGGCATCCTGAACCCTGCGGGGCTGAGTCATGTCGTTGCCAACGCCAACCTTCCGCCCGCGCCGCCAACCCGGGCCGAGTACAACGTCGCCACCGTCGGTTTCGGCGTGACCTACCAGGTCGACCTGTTTGGAGCCCTCGGTGCGCAGCGGCGCGCGGGATTGAACTTCGCCGAGCAGCAGCGGCAGCTCACCGAGGGCCGCGTCCAGGACCTCGCGGTGCGGATCACCCAGGTCTGGTTCGACATCCTCGAGGCCCGCGCGCTCCGGGACCTCACGCTGCGGCAGATCGACTACAACAAGAAACTGCTCCGGCTGATTCGAGCGCGGTTCGAGCAGCACCTCACGCCCCGGCTCGTGGTGCTGCAGCAGGAGCAGTTGCTGGTGAACCTCGAATCGCAGGTGCCGCTGATCGCCACCCGGAACGCGCTCTTGAATTCGGAGCTGAAGGCGCTGCTGGGCCGGGTACCAACCCCCGCCGACGACGTCATTCCACTCGATCGACAGCTTCCCGATCTCCCGCCCCCACCGAAACTCGGAACGCCGGGCGACCTGAACGTGAACACGCCCGAGATGCGGCTCGCGGAGCTTCGCGTCGCCGAGGTCGAGCACCGCATCAACGCGAACCTGGCGAGCTGGCTTCCGACGATCCAACTGGTGGGCAACGTGGGCGCTTTGAAGGTCGGCCTCTCGGAGCCGGCCCTGGCCGAGTCCGTCGTCGGGGTGAACCTGACCTGGGCCCTGTTCGATGGAAGGCGCGTCACCGAGTACATGCGACTGCCGATCCAGCTCCAGCGTCGCGAAATCCAATACCAGCTCGCGCTGCACACCGCGATCGGACGGGTGCAGGATGCCGTGGTTCGGGAGGAGAACGAGGCGACGAGCCTGCGCAGCCTGCGTGCGCAGGTCCAGCTCGGGCAGCAGCTCCTGGACGAGGCGAGGCGGCTCTTCGAGCAGGGGCATTCGGACTATCTGACGGTGCTCACCGCCCTGACGAATCTGGTCGGGCTTGAGCGCGCAAGTCTGCAAGCGCAACGGCTGCTGCTCAACCATCGCGTCGAGGTCTATCGCTCGCTCGGCGGCACCTGGTCGCGCGACGTCACACTGAAGCGGGAGTGA